CATCACCCTTGTTCCTGCCAAGAAGAATCTTTCTGCATGTGTGGTGCCACCCTGATGGCGAATAAAGGACACTGGCGTTAGATTTTGAAAAAAGATTTTCACATGCCTTCCCTGTACTAATtcctctgactgcgtgtctcccTTATTGCTCTTAATGTTAAAATTTGAAGATTGGGATCTGACATGAACAGACCAAGAGCCCTGAAATACCTGATCTGCAACCTGCACTCCCCAGCGTGACTGGCTTGCATCTATAAAGCACTGATACAAACAGGAAAGGGACCACTGTAACTCCTTTCTAAAATTAAAAGATGATATCCACCAGGCAAGGGATCTCGTAACTTGAAGGAATAACCTAATTTTTTTCTATCTACAGAAGATGGATTCCTATCACATGAAGATAGAATCAAATTTGGTAAGGGTCTGGAATGGAACTGGGCTCGGGGAACCACCTGTATACACGATATTATCTGTCCCAAAATCCTCATTGCTTCCCTTAGTGaaacataggagtctatgggagccgccaccgcCAAATTCCGACcaatagttcctgaactattttttttctgtccaGGGTAAAAATGTCCGACCGGAATGCGCACTATATGCGCCATCTTTGCCAGCTGGCTTTTTTAACGCCACGgtaatacacccatctgaactgatgcagtgtaaaccaatgcatcagatgggcagcatatatcgggcggccgtgaaaacagggctgatatacactcgtgtgaatgaagcctaagggtgcctacccactatcgtttttttttcccaaatgtcaatgagactttctaatgttaaaatcgcatcgcacaaaaatcgcaagtttgcattgctgcgattttaacattagaaagtcccattgacatttggaaaaaaaccCCGCTAGTAGGTAGGCACCCTGAGAGTGCATCTGCTTTCCTCTCCCTTGGATCCCTTAATTGTGAGGATTCCTCAAATGGCAgggaagtttttttttactgcttttgccACTTGTACATCAAtcataaggcccttttacacaggccaacagtcgTTTGGTCGTCAGCGCTCATGTAGAGCATTCAAGCTGAAAGTCCTGGCGGCAGCTCGcggacttctcgctcagcgcttcttCCTCCTATGGGAAGCAATGAGTTGGGAGCTTTTACAGGGTTCGAGAAGCCAGCGAGTGCTTAAACAACCGCAAATGACAAGTGTACCTGAATCAATGCAATGTTGATGGCTTCGCTATTCCACCGTGAGCAGGAGATGTAGAAGGGAGCACAGAGGGTTTTAGCCATAGTCCGAGGAGGAAGGAGAGCCAGTCTGAAATCAAGCCCAGTCCACCTAATCCATATGAAAAGAAACGCTCCTATCTGTGTCCACCAtagggacaggaagaacactggaAGTGGCAATGGGGGCTTTAAAACTCTccatcttcctgtccctacaggggtcAACCTTCAGTTATGCTGTCATGACTGGAcaaagtggaggggggggggggggcattaattAGGTGACAGATCCATCCCGGCATTGTGGCTTCCTTTACAAATGGAAGCCACAAAGCAGATGTGAACTGCACCTAAAGCACTTTTCCATGAGCCACAGATTTCTAATGCCCATACGAGTGGTCACAAAAGGCAATGCAGCAGCGGATGTGAATGTAATGTCCTGGGATACTTACATGCATTTTATTCCAGCTACGTAGATAAATGAGCAGACACACGTTACACAACTAGGTTTACTAATGTAAAAACAGCTGAAAAACAAAATCATTGTACAGAATGTGATGAAGTCATAAGTCACTATACACTTACCCAAATGTAAGGGCAGCAGCTACCAGACACGGTCATCTTATGATATACAGCGGGCTCCATTAAACCAATGAGCATATCTTTGTGTAATATTTACCAGCCCAAAATTCATTACTAAACCACTAAGGTACATTACATGAGTGCTGCCCAAGCAGAGTCCAGAGTAGATATAAAAGTGAACGAAGAGATCTGAGTAATTGCTGGACAGCTTTTATACCTTTTAAGTTTCCTTTTTTGTGATAGGATCAGTTCTTATTGTTGAAAGAACTATATGAATTCTACACAAACCTAACCCCAGCGCTGCCACTGCCTCCTTCACACAATAGTATTTAATGTCCTTCTTCGTTCTTTATTAGTGAAAAATTGAATACAAAGCTAATACTGCTTTGAATGTGCATTGTCTGTACTGGTACCATATTGTTCTGCAAAGGTCAACGGGGCTTAAAAGATACCAGACTTCTCATTTCATCTATAATTATGGGCATAGTCTTGTGGTTGGGGAGTGGGAGAAAATATGGCATTAAGAGCCTATGCTACCAGGAAATCTGTTTTCTGAATGCAGACCTTGAGTCTAGTAACTGAAATGAATGACCACCAAATCCAAAAACTGTGAGCGATGGCTTCAGCAGAAATACAGAATATAACAGTGAGTTCAATTATAGTCCTTGCAGCAACTCTCTTACCATGGATAACAGTGGGGAATGGTGTTTCTCCATGACACCAATGACTTTATTGGGCATAGTTGGTCTCAAGTGATAAACCCTTTCAATGCACTAATAAAAACCCAACaccacataaaaaaaacattgaaagaaCAATAACACAACACAGAACTAAAAAGTAATAATCCAACCATGAATACAATAAATCACCATTCTGGACCTTGTGTATCTTCATTCTAATACATTTATGTGAATGAGCAGATTTATGGTTTATAAATCTGTACTTTGGCACAACTATAAAAAGAGGATCGTTCGCAGAGGAAAGGTCTTCCCACTCGAGTGTTGCCCCCCCCCTTCAAAGAAGAGATtgtattttatattatatttttttttagttcttatccccctttcctttttctcttctgtacccaacgctttttttttttttttacaaataattTTTTTGGTAATATAAGATTAGCAATAGTGACaaaaaggccggcttcacacatcaTGTCCTGGTTGGGTTATTCCAGTGTGGATTCTACACCCCAACAATGTCAGTACAATAGTAGTCAATGGGGGTTTTAACAAATCCCATTCACCCACAACAGAAAAAACTAAGCAGCGATGTCTTGACACGCAGTAGACTTCCCAATCCGAAGCATGGCCTACCCGTTgcgaaaacgctgcagattttattcATTGCCCCACAGTGAAAGCTGCAACTACATTCCATATCAAAACCAACAACGTACGCTACAGGTAACAAATACAGATCTCAGTGCAGAATTTTTGTCCGGGTTCACAATGTAATACTGTAAGGGATCTCTTACACgagacgactgttgggtgcttaagtgGCGGATGGTCTTCCCAGCAATCACCACTTctgagctttcacacaggagcaataattgaGCATTGAATGGAGAAGAGTACGTCTGAGATCTCTTCCAGCACCCTCCATTTAGAGTCATTTTGCACGGGACAGCAGTCACTTAGTTTTTAGGCAATTACACAGGCTGTCAGTCGCCTGTAACAGCTCGCTTAAGCGATCAGTCGGGTGACTGTCGGCCTATGTAAAAGTAcgcttatataaaaaaaaaagtgtaaaattaaCCAGTAATTAGGTTCTCTATAGAAGGGCTTCTTCAGGTTCCAATTTTCCTCTACTGCTGTTGGTGTTCCTTtccttgctggtggtggtggtggttcatgccaaactttttttttctataattatCTTAAAAATATTCCTCCAGTAGATTAGTAGACCAGATATTGGTGCAACCATAGAAAGGCCTGTAGAGCATATAATCACTTCTGGTAAATCTGCCTCATTAACTGCAGCTCAACAACTAGGGGGCGCCTCGCAGTTTGTGAAGCACTGACCTATCAGTAGCAGATGTCCTAACTGAGATGcagcagctattaaccctttccaatccaatttgtatcctggttttcccagggggcttactctttttctgctgttatacaacagcgctatatgctggctaaagccagtactgcatgaggcgacacgttggataggctccgccagcagagaggctggcaatatacagtaagagaaccccgacggttgTCTTCCAGCATTGGAGCTGTagagtcttaaatcataatgtatttagacatcagacagtggattggaaagggttaaagaggaggATCTATATGGTGACAATGTTCTTAAGTTGGCACCTGAACTTTTATTCTGCTTTTCAGCAACCTCAGTGTTCCCTTCCTTTGGCTAAAATATTCAGCATTTAGACCTTTTAACTTATATAAGGCATCTGAAGTATCTgaatttatttttccatctattatttttacttattttcagCATGGTATATGGATATTTGAATGATTACCTTACCGTTACATAGAAAATGTTACCTTCAGTTTAAAGGCCGTCAGGGGTAGAGCCTTCCCAGTGGATGCAGGTAAGGGATATGCATGTGCGGATGTCACAAGGCAGAGATTGATTTTCAGCATAATTGCTAATACTAGGTTTTCTgaggttttacataggactgatCACAACATAAATGTAGCTCTACTACACTTCCCACCCACTCCATGATGTTCTAGAGATGCAGAATTGGTGTCAGCATTGGCTTACAGGTTCATTATGCTCACTTGGGTTTAGTTTTGCTAGTTTTAGCGCACAAGCTGTATTTCCTAAAAACATAGTTGTGATAAAGACAATACATCACATTATAAGAAACATTACACAATCCATCCTAAAGAGAACCGTACCTAGATTACAGGCGTTGTAACCACCACTATATTATACTGTTAGTTAATACCATTCTAAAACCTGCAGCAAACTCACCCATATCAGTATTATGTATAAAACGTACGACAGTACGCACCATATGTAAATTGCTCACCAAGAGTTATCTGCGTGGTGTTGTTGCAAGGAAGAGCCATGCAGTCTTGACTATATTCAGGCTCCTTCTGTCTTGATTGATTTCCCACTGGGCATGACATAATCTCTAGCTCTACCAATTGGGACATCAATCAAGGCACAACGGGCGCAATTACAGATTCTTTCTTCCCCATTCGGCACCACACAGCTGTCTCCGTGAGCAATTATAGCGTACGGTGAGTTGGAACGTCTTTTCATACATAATATACTCAAATGGATAATTTTGATGATGGGTGTATATTTGGAGAAGTAACACTGTAAGAACATGGCAGAGAGTTAATCTAGTAAAAGGCTCACTTTAAGTAAAAGAACTGCTACTATAAAATAAGCAACAAACATATATATTGTACAAAAACAAAATACACACAACTGGATTTAAGAACACGCCTATGAGGTTCTCTTAGAAGTCTATGTACAAGCAGAGTCCAAGGTGATGCGGTTCTGTCACTCCACAAGCAAGTCAAATTTCTCTGCTTCATCAAATTGTGCATTCATGGCTGCCGCCCACTCATCCAGGTCCGATACCTGTCAACAAGGGaacggaaaaacaaaaattaaccTAGGAGATCATTTTAAAGGATTTTGTACATTGATTAAACTCAGTAAAATATATGGCCAGTAGATCTGCTAGAAATACCTACTCCGTTATCAGCTTATTATAATCAGTTGGAGacgttactatgtaaaaaaaataaattggaatCGAATTCTGGGAAATGAAGAGAATACACCTTATTGAAGTAGACAACTCATATATAGACATATACGGACAAAAAGTATGCAAAAACTACTCCCATACTTCCCTTCACCTAATGATGGCCGAGTTCAGCATTAAAGGCACTGTCTGAGAcgcttactactgatgacctatactcagaataggtcatcagtagttgattggagGGAGTCTGCCACTCAGAgctagaagcagacagcgctgtcaaCAATGAATTCAAttacagctgtgcctgcagtaccagcccGAGCCACTGCAATacaaacagcactatctgcttctagCATTGtgcacactgacagtgggcccagCGGTCAGCCAGTTGATGGAGTGCCAAGTTTGTTCAGAATTTTAAATGCAAGTACCACATGCATCAAAGCAATTACTAAATATAAAAACACATATAAAATAGGTTTTActggaaaaagggaaaaaataaaaatttatcaaGAATCTGAGCTGTAATATTGGACACAGCtgatggacaagagtggtgctgcttctaaaaaaagaaaaatgaccccccccccccccccaaaaaaaacaccaaacacCCATTTTATAAACATAGTGAAACCTTTCCATAACACCACCCCCTACCAAGACCAGATTTCCTATTACAGATATTTAGTTTTACCATACAGTGTTGCTGGTCACACCATAAGGACAAAAATGCCACTTTGCAATGCAATTTGGATGGCTGTCTCAGAGGGAGTTTCATTGTACTAAATTGTACAGTTTTTTTCAAATCCtggataacccccccccccccccccccccagaactgTCGAAAAGATATTAAGTTATGAAATGGTCATCAGAAAATATACAAAACATAAGTGAGCATTTCAGTAGGTCAATAATGTTAAAAAGACAATTATAAAATCAGAGATGTTTCCCAATTTATTTTCTCGGTTCAATCACATTCTATTACGGTTCTGCACTAGAAACATTCCAGATTAGCAGATGTTCTGAATTATATTAGATTAAAGGAATCACAATTCTCCTGTTTTTTGCTCACTGAAGACGATGCAGCTATACAACGAATTAATATGCCACTACAATTAAGTTCCTGGCTGAGTGAGAATAACGTATATCAgcagtataatacactgcaggcacCGGCTATTGATCACACAGCAAGAAGAGCTCAGTCCAATAATGGATCGCTGCCCTCGGCAACACTGGTCAGATCCTCCACTGTGAGCGACAATGAAACTCCATCCGTACATCTCACATCCATACAGTGAACACAAGAGCAGATTTGCCCCACGTAGTATATAATGCCACTCGTACGTTCTCCCTACACACATTACAATTTTAAATATGCAGGTCATTGTTCTGAATCCAATTTGTTAACTTCTGTGGCgttatatgtattctattgtatatatcttttcatatgtttctcacatcagcctatgcaaacacaTTATCATTTtatatcttccttcttagtaAATAGCAGCAGCTAAATGGTTAACTTGGTCATATTATACACTAGAATGAATTAGATTCTTGTATTTACGTCCCACAGGCCTTTCTCATGAGAGAGACCAACATTTTGATAAGAGGTGTTGCTCATTCCCCCACCTTTTCATTCCTCATGTCAAGCACCGATATTAAGTTTATTCTCCGTTAAGTTTTGTTTCTTGGAAATCACAtgttttagtagtaacacacaccttaaggcgttaacatatgttaatcatcagaAACTATAGCCTATCCTGAGTTCTTATGACTTTAGGGGTATGCATCTCTATTGCTACGTCATTTGGATTATATATGTATCATGATGCtattaataaatcagaagcatatTGCCTTTGATACAGCTGTGTGTCCTTGGCTTTATCAGCGTGCATGCACTTCTCAATAGCCAGCTTGGAACAGACTGAGATCAGAAGGACCCATTGGGGTTCCGATAACAGGTAATCTAGTATGCAGGTCTGTTTTTTCCAGTACAATCCAGATGGAAGGCTCACATAGTAAGTGCATCAAATGATGTTCTGAGTTTGGGAGGTCTGTATCAGAAAGCCAGTGGCAGATATATCCAATTTCGCCTGCCAGGTAGTGTAGTTTAAAGTCGGGCAGTGACGTGCCTGCCATATCTTTTGGGTGCTATAGGGTTTCCAAACTGAGATCCGCTTTGGCCTTACCCCAGATGAAAGAGGTTAATACAGtcagttttataaaaaaaaaaaatgattgtggTACAGTATCTGCATGTTCAAAGCAGTACAGAAATTTTGGGAGGATTATCATTTTGATAAGATTTATTCGGCCTACCGATAAGGGCAATGAACTCTAGAATTTAAATTTATCctgaagaaaggggaggagaggggccaTATTCATATTAAAGCTGTAAGCAAAGTCTCTAGACATGTGAATTCACAGATATTTAAAAGGTGGGAAGACTTGGAGGTTACAAATCTTATCCCCAATGATCCAGTCTCTTGTTTGCAGTGGCATGAATGTGGACTTAGGCCAATTTATCTATAGGCATGAATAGCGCCCAAACCTACTAATCAGGGAGATAGCATGCAGCAGAGTTTCCCTAGGGTCTGACAAACAGAATCAAGTCATCTGCATATAATCCAACCTGGTTTTCCCTTGGGCCTATTACCATGCCTTCGTAAATGGGGTCTTGCCGAAGGAGTAAAAAGGTCTCCTTTtttgtcacagcgctcagccaatcagatttcagcaggcggggattttaatttacccctgctgaaaagcttcagagcagtgcagggagaacaagcggcggctagacacgcTTGAGCcccggcggagaggtgagtatatactttttactacagctagggatgattttcagaaaagcttatatttaaagcccttccccaaaaaatcattgcatgggttgctggcagcccattgcattcaatgggacagcggcatccccattgaaatcaatgggagagctagCGATCTGAAACGGATTAATGGTTTttacatgcatttcaatggggaaaattgatttgacttacgagtgttttgggctAAGAGCTTCGTCACTGAGCGACTTAAagtcttaacccaaggcaccactgtagtaCGTGGATATGCTTCCAAGAGATAACATGGCACCTCCTGGAGGCATTACCACCCAAGTGCCTACATCCCTAAAATTCAGAACTGTAAAAGGTCTCTTAACAAGAATCATTTGTCAGGCCCGAGTGTCCCTCACTCGTTCGTCCAGCAATCAGGCCGAATAAAAGTCTTGTTCATCAGTTGATCGTGTCATTTAAAAAGTCCATAAACTTGCTTGCTGGTTGGTTGCACATCTCTTTGTATAAACATGGAGATGTGGAGCCAATCAAAGACAGCTGCATGGGGAACAAACGATCGTACTGACTATCGATTGTCTGCCCATGCAAAAgaaacttaaaaggggttgtaccagaatagactTACTACCTATCGAAAAGGATGTCTCACCAATCCCGAGAATATGGGTTCAGTTTTCCACATCCTCCTTACTTTGGTCTTGCTGtacccccccacagtgaggaagaaACTGAATGGAGCGATGGTATATGCTGTACCATTGATTTTCAaatgggactgcaggagatagcCGAATACAAGCGCTTGGCCATTTCCATCAGGCCCACCGAAATGGAGAGGCAGCCTTGCATGCTctggcatcgctgcattcaataagatgtcactgcgggtgggagaagcatccctTGAGTGACagaaaaggggggaggcaggatCCCCGTTTCCAGGATTGGTGGTGGGGGTGTCACAggagtgagacctccaccaagtAGACTTTTTTTTCACCTATCCTATCTTGTTACAACACCTTTGAGAATTTACCAATATTGGACCATTtgtcctaaaaaaaataaaattcctcATTTCCATTCCTACCTCAATCTGTGGAACTCTGCGTTTCCTCCTTTTCTGCTTGACTAGCACCACCCCGGGAATATTAGGATCTGGCTCTTCCGCAGACGGCTTCATTATTGATCTATTTGAACTTTCATTAAGTGTCTTTTTCATCTTCTCACCAACTTTTTTGTTCTCCACATCATCTGAGATCAGAAGATTGTCAAACCCAAAGAGTGTCTTCCGCCCCAATTTTGGTGCTGGGTTTGGTGTTGGGTTTGGTGTAGAGGTATCAGATGAATCTGTGTTTTTGGTGGGACTGTACAGAAATGAACTGCCATTCATGGACATCTCTAGTCTGCTGTAGGAGCGCCGGACTTTCTGAGACATGACCTTGTGTCGGTCATCATAGCTAGGTGACTGAGGGATATTCAGAGGGATAGGAGACAGGATGTCTATATTGGAGGTTGTGGTTTGCTCTGGGACATCTTTAGCAACATCTTGGGACTTGTCAAGTACTGCGTTTTCTTTCTCTGCTTTTGGTGAAATCTGTAGAGAAATGACAAGGTTTTACAACTAAACAGGTTAACAAACCAGCAAGGaccataattacatacatatagTAACATTGGTCAGCGCAAAAACCTGAACCTGCGCTGTCGGAGCTTCCGCATAGCCATGCAGTGAGCAACGACCTATTTACAtggaactattatcgctcaaaattcatacaaatgaacgaatttgagtgataatcgttcagtctgaatgcgaagaaatatataaaaaaaacaaaaaaaacctcaattttCGTTTGCAGGTTGTTACGCTAACTTTTCTGTCAGATTAAAAAACATAGTTAGCTCACTGGCTTGTAATTCCATGTAAATGCTCTCCGTTTCCCataggtgaagcgctgagtgaaaaACGAACGAGAAGTCGGCGATCCAGCGGCAAGTCTGTGTAAATGCTCTTCACGAGCACTAATGACCTTAGCTGTGACGTCAGCGCAATAATTTAATAGACTGTCTGCCCAtggaaaggcccatttacacgcaaagaatcTTTCAAATCATTTAgccatctttttgcataaagtgttaatggccactaatgtccattaacactttatcaccttcatttgcatgtaaatgggcctctaggagccgtttgcagagcccagcgtgtaatTAAATCACACGCCCTGCTGTGCAAATAGCCGCATTGTTCTCGTAGCgggtgccagcagaatacaatgttaactgctggctcccgtggagaacacagcatgtggtctgttaaaggggttgtcccgcgccgaaacgggttttttttttttaacccccccccccccccgttcggcgcgagacaaccccgatgcaggggttaaaaaaacaacccgcacagcgcttacctgaatcccggcggtccggcgtcttcatacttacctgctgaagatggccgccgggatcctctgtctccgtggaccgcagggcttctgtgcggtccattgccgattccagcctcctgattggctggaatcggcacgtgacggggcggagctacacggagccggcattctacacgagcggccccatagaagactgcagaagacccggactgcgcaagcgcggctaatttggccatcggagggcgaaaattagtcggctccatgggaacgaggacgctagcaacggagcaggtaagtataaaactttttataacttctgtatggctcataattaatgcacaatgtacattacaaagtgcattattatggccatacagaagtgtatagacccacttgctgccgcgggacaacccctttaagagctactTTACCTCtctagctgaacgatggattttaagttcaccttaaaatcatcggtcaagtgaaaactgcacgatgcctgcgtttacatgtaatgattattgctcatttttttggtgtttgagcgaattgtgagcgataatcgttgcgtgtaaatgggcgttaAAAGATCAACAGTAAAAAAGAATCACTATTTTACTATTGTGTCTTTGTACATCAAATTCCTACTatctgatgttacatttacttaaGATTGTGGACAAATGATtgtaattaaatatctttaaggTGCTTCATTTACTTTTCTAAACTCCGTTCACTTCTGTGTTAGAGCCTTCATCACAGATCTATCGGGAACCATGACATAACATTATAAACTGAGTCCATCTGGTGCTGCTGGAATTGGCACTACAGTTTACACCAGTTTCTAGTGTACGCACACTTGAAACAGCTTCTCCTCACCTGCACTGGACAGCAGACAGCTGAGCTTAATAGAGGAGGGTTCGAATCAGCGGgccgctcaaaagatgtctactTGCCATAATAGGGCTGCTAAAAAATAATTCACCTTGATGGTTGATCACAATGCATGTGCAttcacttcactgctgcctacttGGATATACTGATCAAAATCTCATTCActataatatacatacacacacacatacatatacacacacacacacaagcagaTGTActctcccttcaaggggtcactTCCccagagcaccataaactaagtcaggAGTCTGAAGAGGACGTGAGCGAGTTCTAccttttcattggtaccatttaatatagctttaatgtactgaaaaaccttctaaaatttccaagtggagtgaaatagtaaaaaaaaaaaaaaacacaacataattCCGCCAACTTTGTCTGTATGTGTGAGTGGGGCACCTTGTTTTACCAGCATACACATGgagcaaaaatgacacgatagcTTTACTCTATGAGTCAGTATGaggtcaataccaaatttagaaaataaaaacaattttgtttgttttttttaaataaaatgtctttggaaaaaagagAAAATTTTTTGGCTGCCATAACTATTATTTTTCTGTCTACATTGTTGTGCGAGGGCTTGTAAAACAAGCTGAGTCccgttcacttcaataggaatcagcctgcagtaccaaccctggccactacgaaatgtacagagctatctgcttcctgcagcaaacagctagaagtgggacagcccctttaagggtggacacatctgtacatAATGTAACCTCTACATGGTAAAACCCTCTAGCAAGTTAGTAGATTTATTAAACACATGAACATTTTTAACAGCCCCAGCAGAGAACTAATGGCTTCTAGAAAGCACACAAAGCTGTACAGTTACTCATATGTTACAGCGCTACAATTATGTAACTGAGCTCACCCTTGAACTTCTCCTAGGAGCAGCTGCAACATTAGAAACctaaaattaaacaaaaatgaGTCAAATCAACCAAATTGGTGACCAATTCCTCAGCTATGGATCTCATGCAGTTCCATCTAATGCAGCAAATTACAAATGATACTTTTAGCTGTGTGTTTAACCTAAtaagcacataaaaaaaaaaaaaaaaggctgttcgACTTCACTGCTTTACACGTGATAGAGCCtttttgttctctatgggcacgtaataaacgctgtacacaAGCAATTACACTCCGTATGTGCGGTGTTTATTCGCCATGTCACTAAGTGAcagtgggaaataaaaaaaaaacaaaaaaaacctgtgagATACGCTGTTATACGCAGTCCAAAATTGCTGCTGATCGCCGGCTCAGTGGTAAATTATACACGCAGCGTTCTATGCATACGCTTGTATGAGCCCGGTCTAAGATGTAATACTCACTTCTGGAGTGCCCCGTGATGCTGCTGGTACAGCTCTGGGCTCAGCTGAATCGGCGCCAGGACCTGGCTCTTCTACCGTAGATGTAGTGGCTGGCTGATATTCAGCAGAGGCGAGGGCAGCCTGTAAGAGAGAGGAGGCAGCCATGGCACAAATAGGTTTACATACAATACAAGGGCTCACagtaaggcttcattcatgtcagTCACAAAC
The Eleutherodactylus coqui strain aEleCoq1 chromosome 11, aEleCoq1.hap1, whole genome shotgun sequence genome window above contains:
- the CDCA5 gene encoding sororin; the encoded protein is MSDPRKRGSSRGMVTWGKDGVGSPRARRSPRNSVPSTKSSDSLMRAPIMKRSITAKKIMPRKTLAALASAEYQPATTSTVEEPGPGADSAEPRAVPAASRGTPEVSNVAAAPRRSSRISPKAEKENAVLDKSQDVAKDVPEQTTTSNIDILSPIPLNIPQSPSYDDRHKVMSQKVRRSYSRLEMSMNGSSFLYSPTKNTDSSDTSTPNPTPNPAPKLGRKTLFGFDNLLISDDVENKKVGEKMKKTLNESSNRSIMKPSAEEPDPNIPGVVLVKQKRRKRRVPQIEVSDLDEWAAAMNAQFDEAEKFDLLVE